The proteins below are encoded in one region of Rhinolophus sinicus isolate RSC01 linkage group LG07, ASM3656204v1, whole genome shotgun sequence:
- the ZNF25 gene encoding zinc finger protein 25 isoform X2: MNTFQEEWKLLDTAQRTLYREVMQENYGHLVSVGYCVNKSNAVFKLKQGKEPWTLEVEFPHQNYPEDLWNIHDLGARYQESQDENSRTGELTNQKSHTREKTYKCKECGKSFFQKSALIVHQHTHSKDKPSECGKSVSRNRDLRRHQKTHTREKTYECKECKKTFYHLSSLSRHLRTHAGEKPYECDQCEKSFYQKPHLIEHQKTHTGEKPYECTECGKFFYVKAYLMVHQKTHTGEKPYECKECGKSFSQKSHLTVHQRTHTGEKPYKCKECGKFFSRNSHLKTHQRTHTGEKPYECSECGKCFYQKSALTVHQRTHTGEKPFECNKCGKNFYYKSDLTKHQRKHTGEKPYECRECGKSFSVNSVLRLHQRTHTGEKPYECKECGKSFSQKSHFTIHQRKHTGEKPYECQECRKTFIQKSKLTAHQKTHTEGKTL, encoded by the exons GAGGAGTGGAAGTTACTGGACACTGCTCAGAGGACCCTGTACAGGGAAGTGATGCAGGAGAACTATGGTCACCTAGTCTCAGTGG GTTATTGTGTGAATAAGTCAAATGCAGTCTTCAAGCTGAAGCAAGGAAAGGAGCCATGGACATTAGAAGTAGAATTTCCACATCAGAACTACCCTG aAGATCTTTGGAATATTCATGACCTAGGAGCAAGATACCAGGAAAGCCAAGATGAAAATTCAAG GACTGGAGAACTCACAAATCAGAAATCTCATACTAGAGAGAAAACCTATAAATGCAAGGAATGTGGAAAGTCCTTCTTCCAAAAGTCTGCCCTCATAGTACATCAGCACACTCATTCAAAGGACAAACccagtgaatgtgggaaatctGTCTCTAGGAATAGAGACCTCAGAAGACATCAGAAGACGCATACCAGAGAAAAAACctatgaatgtaaagaatgtAAGAAAACTTTCTATCACCTGTCATCTCTCAGTAGACATTTGAGAACTCATGCAGGGgaaaaaccctatgaatgtgATCAGTGTGAGAAATCCTTCTACCAGAAGCCACACCTCATAGAACatcagaaaacacacacaggagagaaaccctatgaatgtactGAATGTGGAAAGTTCTTCTATGTTAAGGCATACCTAATGGTACatcagaaaacacacacaggggagaaaccatATGAATGTAAGGAGTGTGGGAAATCCTTTTCCCAGAAATCACACCTTACAGTACATCAGAGAACACATACAGGGGAGAAGCCCtataaatgtaaggaatgtgggaaattCTTCTCTAGAAACTCACACCTCAAAACTCATCAGagaactcacactggagagaaaccctatgaatgtagtGAATGTGGGAAATGCTTCTACCAGAAGTCAGCCCTCACAGTACATCAGCGaactcacacaggggagaaaccctttGAATgtaataaatgtggaaaaaattttTACTATAAATCAGACCTTACTAAGcatcaaagaaaacacacaggGGAGAAGCCCTATGAGTGTCGTGAATGTGGTAAGTCTTTCTCTGTGAATTCAGTCCTCAGATTACATCAAAGgactcacacaggagagaaaccctatgaatgtaaggaatgtgggaaatccTTCTCTCAGAAGTCACATTTTACCATACATCAGAGAaaacacacaggggagaaaccttatgaatgtcaAGAGTGTAGGAAAACTTTTATCCAGAAATCAAAACTCACTGCACatcagaagacacacacagaaggaaaaacCTTATAA
- the ZNF25 gene encoding zinc finger protein 25 isoform X1 has protein sequence MNTFQGPVTLKDVIVEFTQEEWKLLDTAQRTLYREVMQENYGHLVSVGYCVNKSNAVFKLKQGKEPWTLEVEFPHQNYPEDLWNIHDLGARYQESQDENSRTGELTNQKSHTREKTYKCKECGKSFFQKSALIVHQHTHSKDKPSECGKSVSRNRDLRRHQKTHTREKTYECKECKKTFYHLSSLSRHLRTHAGEKPYECDQCEKSFYQKPHLIEHQKTHTGEKPYECTECGKFFYVKAYLMVHQKTHTGEKPYECKECGKSFSQKSHLTVHQRTHTGEKPYKCKECGKFFSRNSHLKTHQRTHTGEKPYECSECGKCFYQKSALTVHQRTHTGEKPFECNKCGKNFYYKSDLTKHQRKHTGEKPYECRECGKSFSVNSVLRLHQRTHTGEKPYECKECGKSFSQKSHFTIHQRKHTGEKPYECQECRKTFIQKSKLTAHQKTHTEGKTL, from the exons GGACCAGTAACATTAAAGGATGTTATTGTGGAATTCACCCAGGAGGAGTGGAAGTTACTGGACACTGCTCAGAGGACCCTGTACAGGGAAGTGATGCAGGAGAACTATGGTCACCTAGTCTCAGTGG GTTATTGTGTGAATAAGTCAAATGCAGTCTTCAAGCTGAAGCAAGGAAAGGAGCCATGGACATTAGAAGTAGAATTTCCACATCAGAACTACCCTG aAGATCTTTGGAATATTCATGACCTAGGAGCAAGATACCAGGAAAGCCAAGATGAAAATTCAAG GACTGGAGAACTCACAAATCAGAAATCTCATACTAGAGAGAAAACCTATAAATGCAAGGAATGTGGAAAGTCCTTCTTCCAAAAGTCTGCCCTCATAGTACATCAGCACACTCATTCAAAGGACAAACccagtgaatgtgggaaatctGTCTCTAGGAATAGAGACCTCAGAAGACATCAGAAGACGCATACCAGAGAAAAAACctatgaatgtaaagaatgtAAGAAAACTTTCTATCACCTGTCATCTCTCAGTAGACATTTGAGAACTCATGCAGGGgaaaaaccctatgaatgtgATCAGTGTGAGAAATCCTTCTACCAGAAGCCACACCTCATAGAACatcagaaaacacacacaggagagaaaccctatgaatgtactGAATGTGGAAAGTTCTTCTATGTTAAGGCATACCTAATGGTACatcagaaaacacacacaggggagaaaccatATGAATGTAAGGAGTGTGGGAAATCCTTTTCCCAGAAATCACACCTTACAGTACATCAGAGAACACATACAGGGGAGAAGCCCtataaatgtaaggaatgtgggaaattCTTCTCTAGAAACTCACACCTCAAAACTCATCAGagaactcacactggagagaaaccctatgaatgtagtGAATGTGGGAAATGCTTCTACCAGAAGTCAGCCCTCACAGTACATCAGCGaactcacacaggggagaaaccctttGAATgtaataaatgtggaaaaaattttTACTATAAATCAGACCTTACTAAGcatcaaagaaaacacacaggGGAGAAGCCCTATGAGTGTCGTGAATGTGGTAAGTCTTTCTCTGTGAATTCAGTCCTCAGATTACATCAAAGgactcacacaggagagaaaccctatgaatgtaaggaatgtgggaaatccTTCTCTCAGAAGTCACATTTTACCATACATCAGAGAaaacacacaggggagaaaccttatgaatgtcaAGAGTGTAGGAAAACTTTTATCCAGAAATCAAAACTCACTGCACatcagaagacacacacagaaggaaaaacCTTATAA
- the ZNF25 gene encoding zinc finger protein 25 isoform X3, which translates to MQENYGHLVSVGYCVNKSNAVFKLKQGKEPWTLEVEFPHQNYPEDLWNIHDLGARYQESQDENSRTGELTNQKSHTREKTYKCKECGKSFFQKSALIVHQHTHSKDKPSECGKSVSRNRDLRRHQKTHTREKTYECKECKKTFYHLSSLSRHLRTHAGEKPYECDQCEKSFYQKPHLIEHQKTHTGEKPYECTECGKFFYVKAYLMVHQKTHTGEKPYECKECGKSFSQKSHLTVHQRTHTGEKPYKCKECGKFFSRNSHLKTHQRTHTGEKPYECSECGKCFYQKSALTVHQRTHTGEKPFECNKCGKNFYYKSDLTKHQRKHTGEKPYECRECGKSFSVNSVLRLHQRTHTGEKPYECKECGKSFSQKSHFTIHQRKHTGEKPYECQECRKTFIQKSKLTAHQKTHTEGKTL; encoded by the exons ATGCAGGAGAACTATGGTCACCTAGTCTCAGTGG GTTATTGTGTGAATAAGTCAAATGCAGTCTTCAAGCTGAAGCAAGGAAAGGAGCCATGGACATTAGAAGTAGAATTTCCACATCAGAACTACCCTG aAGATCTTTGGAATATTCATGACCTAGGAGCAAGATACCAGGAAAGCCAAGATGAAAATTCAAG GACTGGAGAACTCACAAATCAGAAATCTCATACTAGAGAGAAAACCTATAAATGCAAGGAATGTGGAAAGTCCTTCTTCCAAAAGTCTGCCCTCATAGTACATCAGCACACTCATTCAAAGGACAAACccagtgaatgtgggaaatctGTCTCTAGGAATAGAGACCTCAGAAGACATCAGAAGACGCATACCAGAGAAAAAACctatgaatgtaaagaatgtAAGAAAACTTTCTATCACCTGTCATCTCTCAGTAGACATTTGAGAACTCATGCAGGGgaaaaaccctatgaatgtgATCAGTGTGAGAAATCCTTCTACCAGAAGCCACACCTCATAGAACatcagaaaacacacacaggagagaaaccctatgaatgtactGAATGTGGAAAGTTCTTCTATGTTAAGGCATACCTAATGGTACatcagaaaacacacacaggggagaaaccatATGAATGTAAGGAGTGTGGGAAATCCTTTTCCCAGAAATCACACCTTACAGTACATCAGAGAACACATACAGGGGAGAAGCCCtataaatgtaaggaatgtgggaaattCTTCTCTAGAAACTCACACCTCAAAACTCATCAGagaactcacactggagagaaaccctatgaatgtagtGAATGTGGGAAATGCTTCTACCAGAAGTCAGCCCTCACAGTACATCAGCGaactcacacaggggagaaaccctttGAATgtaataaatgtggaaaaaattttTACTATAAATCAGACCTTACTAAGcatcaaagaaaacacacaggGGAGAAGCCCTATGAGTGTCGTGAATGTGGTAAGTCTTTCTCTGTGAATTCAGTCCTCAGATTACATCAAAGgactcacacaggagagaaaccctatgaatgtaaggaatgtgggaaatccTTCTCTCAGAAGTCACATTTTACCATACATCAGAGAaaacacacaggggagaaaccttatgaatgtcaAGAGTGTAGGAAAACTTTTATCCAGAAATCAAAACTCACTGCACatcagaagacacacacagaaggaaaaacCTTATAA